The genomic region CGCTCGGGGCGGGGCGGCGGCGCGGTGGTCAGCCCGGAGCCGGCGAACGAGGAGACCCAGTGGTAGATGCTGCCGAGGTGCAGGGTCAGGTCCGCGACCGTCCAGCCAGGGCACGAGAGCACCGGCGTCTCGGGCGGCGCCTCGGCCACCGCCGCGGCGAAGGATGGGCCCTCCGCCCGGAGCGCGCCGATCCAGAAGTCCTTCGTGCCATGCAGTCTGCTCATCGCCATCCTCCCGGGGGTGACCCGGCCACCAGTGGGTGCCGCGGCTACCCCTCAGCCTAGGGTGAAAGGTGTGTCAGACGTCTACGCCCAGCCCACAACCGGAGCCGACCGAGCCGACGTGAGGGCACTGGCCAGTTACACCACCCTGCGCATGGGCGGGCCGGCCGGCCGCGTCGTGCCCGCGACCAGCGCGGACGAGATCGTACGAACCGTGCGGGACGCGGGCAGCCGGGGCGAACCGGTCCTCATCCTGGCCGGAGGCAGCAACGTGATCATCGGCGACGACGGGTTCCCCGGCACGGTGGTGCTGGTCCGCTCCCGTGGGCTGCGGGTGGTCGCCGAGGACGCCGACACGGTGACGGTCCGGGTCGAGGCCGGCGAGCCGTGGGACGACCTCGTCGCGGCGACCGTGGCCAACGGCTGGTCCGGGCTGGAGTGCCTCTCCGGCATCCCCGGCTCCACCGGCGCCACCCCGATCCAGAACGTCGGCGCGTACGGCCAGGAGGTCGCCGAGACGATCACCGGCGTCGAGGTGTACGACCGGGTCGACGGCACCACCAGCCGGATCGCCACCGCCGACTGCGGGTTCACGTACCGGGGGAGCATCTTCAAGTACAGCGACCGCTGGGTGGTGCTCTCGGTCGACTTCCGGCTCACCCGCTCGCCGCTCTCCGGTCCGGTGCGCTACGCCGAACTGGCCCGGGCGCTCGGCGTCGAGGTGGGTGACCGGGTGCCGCTGACCGACGCCCGGGAGACGGTGCGGAAGCTGCGGGCCGGCAAGGGCATGGTGCTGGACGCCGACGACCCCGACACCCGCTCGGTCGGCTCGTTCTTCACCAACCCGGTGCTGGATCGGGCGGCGCACGAACTGCTCCGCGAGCGGGCTACCGACCTGGGCGAGCCGCCGTCCTGGCCAGGCGCCGGCGACGTGGTCAAGGTCAGCGCCGCGTGGTTGATCGACAAGGCCGGCTTCGGTAAGGGTTTCCCCGGGCCGGGCGGAGTGGCGATCTCCACCAAGCACACGCTGGCGCTGACCAACCGCAGCGGTCGGGCGAGCACCGCCGACCTGGTCGCCCTCGCCCGCGAGATCCGCGACGGCGTCCAGACCCGCTTCGGCGTAACCCTCCACCCCGAACCCGTCCTGATCAACTGCACCATCTGACCCACCCCGCGCACCTCCCGCTGCACGTGCCGCCCGCCCTCCGCTGCCTGCCCTCCGCGATCTTGCACTTTGCGCCCCCGGCATTCTTCGTGAAATGGGGCGAATCAGGGCCGAAAGTGCAAGATCAGCGGGGCTCGGGGGCCGGGCCGGGGCTCGGGCCGGGCCGGGGCGAGGCGGAGCGGGGGCTAGTGCGGGGCCACGGTGGGCCAGGGGACGGTCAGTTCGCCCAGGCGCCAGCGGGACGGGCGGTCCAGCACCGGCCAGCCGGCGTTCTTCAGGGACTGGACGGCGTGCAGCCAGCGTTGCCGGGGGCCGAAGGTCGCGTAGCCGGCGGCGGCCCGCCAGGCGTCGTCCAGGGCGCGGATCAGGTCGTGCACGCGTTCGCCGGGGACGTTGCGGTGGATCAGCGCCTTGGGCAGCCGTTCGGCCAGCTCGGCCGGGCTCTCGAGGGTGGCGAGCCGGGCCGCCAGGGTCAGCGACC from Micromonospora sp. WMMD812 harbors:
- a CDS encoding UDP-N-acetylmuramate dehydrogenase, whose translation is MSDVYAQPTTGADRADVRALASYTTLRMGGPAGRVVPATSADEIVRTVRDAGSRGEPVLILAGGSNVIIGDDGFPGTVVLVRSRGLRVVAEDADTVTVRVEAGEPWDDLVAATVANGWSGLECLSGIPGSTGATPIQNVGAYGQEVAETITGVEVYDRVDGTTSRIATADCGFTYRGSIFKYSDRWVVLSVDFRLTRSPLSGPVRYAELARALGVEVGDRVPLTDARETVRKLRAGKGMVLDADDPDTRSVGSFFTNPVLDRAAHELLRERATDLGEPPSWPGAGDVVKVSAAWLIDKAGFGKGFPGPGGVAISTKHTLALTNRSGRASTADLVALAREIRDGVQTRFGVTLHPEPVLINCTI